TGGCAGGGGCTGCGCTCACCACCAACGTAGCCGATGCATGTACCAACTACATCGTTACCAAGGGAGCCTCGAAGGATGGCTCGTGCATCCTCTCCTACTCTGCCGACTCGCATACCCTTTTTGGGGAGCTCTACTTCTACGCCAGAGGCAGCCATGCCCCAGGCACAATGCGTACAATCCACGAGTGGGATACGGGGAGGCTCCTGGGCCAGATTCCGGAAGCACCGCAGACCTACCAAGTTGTAGGCAACATGAATGAGCATCAGCTGGTAATTGGCGAATCGACCTACGGAGGACGCGAAGGTCTTGCCGACACCACCGGGCTGGTTGACTACGGCACCCTGATCTACGCCACGCTGCAACGCGCAAAAAATGCCCGCGAGGCCATTAAGACGATGGCGGAGCTGGTGGAAAAGTACGGCTACTACTCCGAGGGCGAGTCAATTTCTATTGTTGATCCGAACGAAGCCTGGATTTTCGAGATCATCGGGAAAGGCACCCAAATGGTACCCGACAAGAAAACCAACCTACCCTACAATAAGTACAAGGGAGCGATATGGGTTGCCGTCCGAATTCCGGATGGATACATATCCGGCCATGCCAACCATGCGCGCATCACCACCTTCCCCCTCGAGAAAGGAAGCAAGAACTCGATCAGCTCAAAGAACCTTAAGAAGATCTTTGACCCCAATATCGAATACGTTTACGCCAGCGACGTCATCAGCTTCGCCCGCGAAAAGGGATTCTTCAAAGGCACCGATGCCGAATTCAGCTTCTCCGACACCTACGCACCCCTCGATTTCGGAGGTGCCCGTGGGTGTGAAGCGCGCGTTTGGTCGTTCTTCAGGGCATTCGCCCCTGAGATGGGCAAGTACGAGGATTACGCGCTAGGCCACAACCTTAAAAACAGAATGCCACTGTACGTTAAGCCAAATCAAAAAGTTTCGGCTCAAGATGTGATGCAGGCCATGCGCAACCACTACGAAGGCACATCAATGGACATGACCAAGGATTGCGGTTCGGGCCCATACGCGAACCCCTACCGCTGGCGCCCGATGACGTGGAAGGTTGACGGGAAAGAGTACACCAACGAGCGTGCTACTGCAACCCAGCAAACTGGATGGGCCTACGTTGCCCAATGCCGCTCTTGGCTACCCGACGAAATTGGAGGTCTTTTCTGGTTTACCGTTGATGATGTTGCCAACGCACCGTTTACCCCAATCTACCCCTGTACAAACCAAATTCCCAACAACTACAAGGTAGGCAACGGAAGCATGGTTAAGTACAGCCCAATATCGGCATTCTGGCTTTTCAACCGGGTAACCAACTTCGTTTATGGCAGATATAGCCTTATGTTCCCCGACCTCTTAAAGGTTCAACAAGAATTGGAGAATAGCCACCTAGCCACCACCGCAAATGCTGAGAACAAAGCGCTAGAGTTATACAAAGAAAGCCCTGCTAAAGCGGTAGAACTGCTTACAGAATATACGATCAGCACTTCTTCTAAAACATTCAACCGCTGGAAAGAACTAGATGAGTACCTCCTTGTTAAGTACATCGATGGTAATGTGAAGAAAGAAAAGGATGACAAGTTCGAAACCAACGGATACGACGCCAACATCCCAGCCTTCCCAATGCAGCCAGGCTACCCCGAATGGTGGAAAAAAGCCGTTAAAGATCAGGCCGGAGAAAAGCTGAAAGTTGTAGAATAGCAAATACCAAAAAGAACAAGGCTTAAAGTCAGTCCTTTTATTATAAAATGGCTCTCAACTAATTGCTTGAGTATAAAAAAATAATCACTATCTTTGCAACCTCTGTGCGCAATCTCTTACCAGAACATAGGCGTCAGTAATATTGCCGCAGGTAATCTTTAAAGTACTTTAAACGATGGATTTAATTAAAATTGCTGAGGAAGCATTCCTTCAAAAAAAGGAATACCCAGATTTTAAGAGTGGTGACACTATCACCGTTACCTACAAGATTAAAGAAGGTAACAAGGAAAGACTTCAAAACTTCCGCGGTGTAGTGCTACAACGCAGAGGTTCTGGCACCACCCAAACCTTTACCGTTCGTAAGATCTCTGACGGCATTGGGGTAGAAAGAATTTTTCCTTACTTCTCTCCTTTCATTGATAGCATCGAGATCAACAAGTACGGTAAGGTACGCAGAGCTAGAATCTTCTATCTACGCGGTCTAACTGGAAAGAAGGCTAGAATCAAGGAAAGAAGAGTTAACCTCGGCTAAGAAAAGACTAAAACCGGATTTTTCATCCGGTTTTTCTTTTAAAACCCTTGCAGAATCGAAAAAGTTGCGTACTTTTGCAACGCAATCGCGAAAAACGGTTCCGTAGCTCAACTGAATAGAGCATCTGACTACGGATCAGAAGGTTACAGGTTTGAATCCTGTCGGAATCACAAAAGGCATCCATTATAGATGCCTTTTCTCGTTATATGAGAGATCTTAGTTTTGTCGAGAGTCTTGTTAATAGTTTTTGACAATGTAAAGTCTAGGAAATTCGGTTGCAAAATTTACCTTTGCAACGCAATCGCGAAAAACGGTTCCGTAGCTCAACTGAATAGAGCATCTGACTACGGATCAGAAGGTTACAGGTTTGAATCCTGTCGGAATCACAAAAGGCATCCATTAAGGGTGCCTTTTTTCATTTAATGTGTTCACGGCCAAACAAGCCGTTAAAATCGAGTTAAAACAATCTCCAAGAGCAGTCATCGGAAATAAGAAAGCTGCATAAAGAGTACTTTTGCAAAACTCAATAGGCAACCCTACTTACTAACGAATTTAGCAGCCAATGTTTGTTTTCCCCCGATACGATACTTTTATCAAAAAAGCCAAGAATGGATTTATCTCGCTAAGTTCGCCCAACTTCCGTAAGTTCTTTCTGGGACAAACCACTTCGTTCATCGGCTCATGGGTTCAAAACATCGGGATGGGATGGCTGGTTTACCGACTAACCGGCTCTATAGCCCTACTTGGAGTAGTTGGCTTTAGTTCGCAAATACCTGCTCTGCTGATTACACCATTTGCCGGAGTCTTTGCAGACAAGCTTAACCGAAAGAAGGTGATGCTATTTACGCAGCTAACCATGATGGTAATTGCCCTGCTCTTTGCCACGCTAACCCTCACCAATACCATTACTGTAGGGATGATTGTTTTTCTATCGGTTATAAACGGATTGGTGGTTGCCTTCGATACTCCTTTTCGCCATTCCATCCTATCAGACCTTCTTGACAACAAGGAGCACCTATCCAATGCGGTAGCCCTAAACTCCATCATGGTAAACACCTCTCGGTTGGTAGGACCTGCCATAGCGGGCTTTCTTATATCAGCATTTGGCGAAGGAATCTGCTTCCTAGTAAATAGCCTCAGTTTCTTAGCCATTATTGTTGCATTGCTTTCGATAAGGATAAAGATACCGCATCAGCCCAAGGTAAGCTATAGCCCCAAGGTAATAACCGACGAACTCCTAAATGGAATACGATACGCCAAGAGTAACGCAGGGTTCAGGCAGATATTTCTCATCGTGTTTCTTAGTAGCTTGCTTTGCCTACCCTTTCAAAACCTAATGCCAGCCTTTGCCAAGGATGTCTTTAGCGGCGATTCAAAGACCCTTGGACTACTATCGGGAGCATTTGGACTTGGTGCACTAATTGGCGCATTCGTGCTTGGACAGATATCTACACCTCTTAAGCTCGTACGACTAATAGGCTATGCAGGTGTAATGCTAAGTGGAGGTATTATTCTCTTTTCTTCATCAAACATGATAGGCATAGCCTATGTTGCGCTAGCAATTGCCGGATTTGGAATGATTTCGCTGTTTGCCTCATCGAACACAATTATTCAGGTGTACTCCAAAAACGAATTTCGAGGCCGCATGATATCGCTTTACAATGTCTCCTTTCTAGGATTAACGCCAATAGGTAGCCTTTTACTTGGACTTGCAGCACAACATATCGGGCTACAACCAACAATTATCATTTCGAGCGTTATCTTTATGGCAATGTCCATAAATTACCTTTTTAGGTATAAATTTGTGCAACGAAAAATACAATCTTAACAAATACCAATGAAACTTTACCTCGCCCCCATTCAAGGCTTCACGAATAGCACATTCCGCTCATATGTTGTACAAGCAAACGGCAACGTAACCAAAGTATTCAGTCCGTTTGTTGATGCCAAGCGCTACCGTAAAGAGGGAGAAAAGGTATTAAAGGATATTGCAAAATCGATAGGTAGCAACCAGCCTCTTATTCCTCAAGTCTTGGGCAGCAATAGTGAGGATATTTGTGCCGTTCTAACCCACTTTAAAGAACTAGGATTCGAAGAGGCTAACATCAACATGGGATGCCCCTTCCCACCTGTTGCCACAAAGCAGATGGGTAGCGGACTGATTCCTTTCCCCGAAAAGATTGATGAGATACTTAACGCAGCACTTCAGGTTGGCATTAAGATATCCGTTAAGATTAGGTTGGGCTGGACAAGCAGCGAGGAACTCGAGGTTACTATTCCTATCCTCAACAAGTACGACCTTACAGAGGTAATTATCCACCCAAGGATTGGCAAGCAGCAGTACAAAGGCGATGTAGACATGGATGCTTTTGAGCGATATGGAAAGATGCTAATGGCTCCTGTTGGCTACAGCGGCGACATCAACTCCGTAGAACAACTGGTAAATCTAAAAGAAAAGTTCCCCTTCGTAGACTCGTGGATGATTGGCAGAGGTGCCATATCTAATCCTATAATATTTAAAACTATTGAAGGCGCAGAGCCAAGCAGAAAAGAGGTTGCACTAGCGGTAAAACAGCTGCACAACCTCCTTTTCGACGAGTTCTCGGCAACGCTTAGCGGACCAAGCCATCTTATGAATAAAATGAAGCCCTACTGGGACTACTTTGAGGTGGTATTCCTACCCGACCTGAGGCAGCTTGTGAAAAAGACCGTGAAAGCAGGAACTGTAGCCAACTACCAAGCCGCCGCCAACGATCTTTTTGCCAAGGCTTCTAGAGAATTCGAATAGGCTAACGCTTTACTGTTGTTCCATCGTAGCATGGAACAACAGAGCGCTTATTAAGCTGTAGGCAGAACTGCACATCCTTTTCGAAACCATGTGCAACCAGCGCTTTGTAGTGTTCTCCTTTAGAGAGGAAACCGTTTAAGTCATCTTTTTTATCGTCGAACAGCGTTTTAAGCATGTATGCCGCATCCGTCCATTCTATGGATGCTAAAGATTCCAAAGAGTACATTATTGCGCCTGCACAAATCGAATCCTCGAGAGATACGGTATTCTCGGAACCGCTACAAACAAGGACCAGATGTTTAGCATTGGATACTTTACGGGCAACTGCCGATGCGTTTAAGAATGAGCCCAGGTATACGGCTGATGCCCCTGCAACTCCTTTTAGGGCTCTGGTGCCGTTGGTTGTTGTAAGAACAACCTCACGGCTCTTTACGCTTTCTGCCGTGTAGTTGAGCGGAGAGTTATCGATATCAAACCCATCAATTAAAACACCATCCCTTTCGCCACCTAAAATGACTGCTGGGCTTGTGGACTTAAGCGCCAGTGCCTCCTCTACGCTTTCTACCGGAATTACCGATTTAGCACCGTTGTGCAACCCTTCGACAATGACGCTAGTTGCTCTAAAAGCGTCAATAACAACAACCTCTTTACCTTCGAAATCGTAACCATCAAGAAGGCCTGCATGTAAGATAACTTCTACGTTCATATTCTCTCTCTTCAAATGACATCTAAAAATACTAAAAGGAGGCCTTACAAGCAATCGTAAGGCCTCCTTCAATAAGCTAAGCTAGTATATTTCTACTTTTGCTCCTCGATACGAATGTTGGAAAACTCCGAAACATCAAGCTGTACCCCTAGAAGCCCTTTCTCCTTGATGGTATCAATGTAGAAAGGCATCTTGGTCGTCTTTAGCATTTTGGTTTCTCCACTATCGGTGTGCTCTTCGTGAACGTATGTTTTAGCCTCACCCTCCATAACCTCGAGCTCGGCTTGGTACACCTTCATTGCTTCATCGTGATTGTAGAAGTCGAAGTCGCTCTTGCCAATCAGCTCGTCTGGCTTTAGGCCGTGCGCCTTTGCAACGGCAGAGTTTACGACAACAAGTTTTCCAGAGTGATCCTTGACAAATACCTTTAATGGCAGGTTGTTGATGATCTTATTGTACATCAGCTTTACGTTCTCGGCATCGGCGGAAGTCTTCTCCATATTGTCTAGGTGCTCCTTCATCGCTTCGTTTTGATGCTTCATTTCGAGTTCCATCATCTTGATGTCGGTAATCACCTTCGAGATGCCAAAGGTTCCTACGATGCGGCCATCAGTGCCAACAAGCGGCATTTTAGTGGTAGATACCCACTGCTCGCGGCCATCTTCCCAAACCTCGTGATCCACCTGGTTAAGGATTCGTTTCCCGGTTCTAATGATCTCCATTTCCTCCTGGAATGCGCTGTTGGCATGTTCGGCAGCATGGAAGTCGAAGTCGGACTTACCGATAAGATCGGAGCCGTTACTGGTGTTGAACAAGGGAGCCATGGATTCGCTAACTCGAATAAAGCGGCTCTGCTCATCCTTAAAGTAGATGTAGTCGGGGATGTTGGTAAGCAGCGCATCCAGCAGGTACTTTTCCTTCTCCAAATCGCCTGTCATCTGCTCGTTTTCGCGAGCGCGCTTTTCGAGTTCTTCCTGGGTGGCCTGTAGCTCCTCTAGGTTCTGGCGCATCTCCTCTTCCTGGGCAGCCATCATCTCGGCCTGTTGCTGCGAGCGCTCCAAGAGGGCAGATGTACGCTCGTTAACGCGAACGCTGGTGATGGTCGACGATATGCTTTCGGCCACCTTTTCGATAAACTGGATTTGGTACTCCTCGAGCTCGTTGAACGAAGCAATCTCGAGCACTCCGTTGATGGTATCGTTGATTTTAAGCGGAACAAGAATGAGGTTTTCCGGATTCTTCTGGCCCAAGCCAGAGGTAATTTCGAGGTAGTCGTCAGGAATTTCCTTCAGCAGGATTGACTGCTTCTCGAAGAAGCAGCGGCCTACCAGCCCCTCGCCTATCTCTACGCGCTTCTGATGCATCTTGCGGCGATCGTAGGCGAAGCAGGCGCTCATCTCCAGAAATTGGTCATCTTCCACGTCGTCGTTGAGGACGAACACGCCGCCCTGTATGGCTCCAACGTACTTCACCAGGTTCTTGATGACGTTAAACGACATCTCCTTAAGGTTATCGTGGTTGTTGCGGAGGATTTCGGCAAACTTGGCAGCCCCCTCGTTGGACCAATGCGACTTTTGGTTGGCCTCCTTTTGGGCTACCTCCAGTTCCTTCGCCTTGGTGAGGCTTCCCTGCATGCCCACTAGGGCAATACCCAACTTGTCGTCAGTGCCACGGGGCTCGTAACTGCACGCGAGGTTGCCTTCCCCGATCTCCTTGGCAAATCGGGCGGTCTCGGTGAGGTTGGCGACCAGCCCGTTTACGGACGCGGATATTGCGCCGATCTCATCGTTCAGCAAGTACTCCACCTTCAGATCCTCGGAAACCCTTCCTTGGGCAATCTCCTTTAGGGAGTTCGTCAGCTGCTCCAGCGGGCTTAGGATTCGGACGCAGAAAACCTTCAGCAATATAGCCGCAAGGATGGTCCAAACACCCATCACCACAAGAAGGATCGTGGCTAGCAGCCCTAGCGGGCTTCCGCTACGAGGCGAGAGGAATAGGATTCCGCCATCGGCGTTTACCTTCGATAGGGGGAGGTAGTTAGCAATGTACGCATCGCCATCGAAGCTCGCCCGCTCGGCCTTACCGCTATGCTGGGCAGCTGCAAGGAGCTGCTCGCCATCGGCTAGCGACGAGAGCTTCTTCCCCTGGTACTTCTCCACGTTAGTCGAGACAACGTCTCCGCTACCGTTTACCAGCAGAACGCTGAGCGTATCGGCCTCCACGTTTTTGTTTACCAATGCCACCAGCTCCTTTAAAGGTAGCATCAGCCCAACCACCACCGTTTTTCCGTTGGATGGGGTTCCCTTTGTAGCAACCTTTAGAAAGGCCTGCTTATCGGCAGAGGTAACCAGCGCAACCTCCTTGTCCGAGCTTACATCGGCAGCGGCAAAGCGGCTATCGGAAAAAGCTCCGGCACCAACCGCAGGCTCTCCGCTTGCGGTGAAGTGGTACACCTTGGTGGTGCCTGCGCCTGCATCGGTAACGGCGGCGTAAATATTTTTGGCATTATCGCCGGCAACGCCTTTCAGCCATTTTAGAATAGCGGTATCGCCAACGCTGGCGCTGCTACCCAACAGGTTGTCCAAGCTGGCCGAGGCGATTTTGGCAACCTGTGCCGACGAGGCAATGCTTCGCTGGGTTGCACTCTCGAATGCGGTTGCCTGAGCCTCCAGCCGCTTCGTCTCGCTATTGTACAGTACCTTCCTCATCTGAAAGTGAAGGAGGCCTCCAATAACCATCATAAATAGCACGGAAGCGACAACGACCGCATTGGTGATTTTCTTCTTCAAAGAAAAATTGACGTAATCAAACTTTACCCTCATATCCCCTTGTTTTCGTGATTCAAACAGAACTATTTCAGCCACTATTAAGTCTGCGAAAGTACTACTTTCCCCGACTTAACAACATCCACCTTGCACAAATGCGCACAGCCGTTCCCCCTTACAACCTACCCAAATCAACCAAAGCGTTGAGGCAGGCAGAGAATAGCCCACGCGTTTTTTTTGCAACAGGATTATTCCGAGCAATACTTTTACTATATTTACCAATCTTTAAGATACACCCCAAGGTCGGGACATGCCTGTAGCGCAGGCCTACCACCCCAACCGGTAGGGAATAACCGTAACCAACAACAGCCTCCTAACGGAGGCATTACCCACTACTTAAAACCTACTATGACCAATGAAAAGTACAATTAGCGACAAGCTGGTGAAGGACCACAAAACCGAAATCGAAGCTGCCCTCGCCACACTAGAAAGCTTAATTAACCCTAATACCCCGGTGCTCACATCGGAGGAGCGCACGCTCTACGGGAAAGGAGGAGGAGACTCCAACAAGCTGCTGGTGGACGATGTGAAAACCTTATCGGCCACCCAGCCCCAGCTGAACTCTCCGCTTATCGACTGGACCGAGTTCAACTCCGACAACGCTACCGCCAACATGTGCAAGAGCTGGATTAGCCGAATGGAATCGATAGCCTACAAGCTCGAAAGCGCCAAAATGATGCACGATTACGACAACTACATGGATGCCATCGACCAGTACTCGCACCTCGACTACCTCAGCCGCAACAACGTGCAGGGGGCTTCCGAGGCGCACGCCAAGCTGAAGGGGCACTTTAAGCGCGCTAAGGCCAAAAAAGAAGAGCCTAAAAAGTAGCCCATCCCAACTCTACATAATAGGGTGCCCGCAATCGGGCACCTTTTTTTGCCTCCGTCGGTGGCCTATGCCTCCGATGGAGCTGGCTTATGCCTCCGACGGAGCTGGCTTGTGCCACCGACGGAGCTGGCTTACGCCCCCGACGGAGCTGGCTTACGCCACCGACGGAGCTGGCTTACGCCCCCGACGGAGCTGGCTTACGCCCCCGACGGAGCTGGCTTACGCCCCCGACGGAGCTGGCTTATGCCCCCCCAACCAACAGCAAAAGCCACACCCGAGCTAGGATGTGGCCTTTACGCCTACGCCTGTAGGAGGGCTACAGCCGCGAGGCAACCTCGTCGAGGAACTCCTCGGAGTGCACCACCTTCTCGGCGCGGGGGCTGCAGATGGCGGCTAGGTCGCCCGTCATCACCCCCTCCTCGATGGTTTCGATCACCACCCGCTCGAGCTTGCGGGCAAAGGCCACCAGCTCGGGGATACCGTCGAGCTCGCCGCGCTTGGCCAGCGCCCCGGTCCACGCGTAGATGAGCGCCACCGCGTTGGTGGAGGTCTTCTCGCCCTTCAGGTGCTTGTAGTAGTGGCGCTGCACGGTGCCGTGGGCGGCCTCGTACTCGAAGTACCCTTTAGGTGATACCAGCACGGAGGTCATCATGGCCAGCGAGCCGAACGACGAGGCCACCATGTCGCTCATCACATCGCCGTCGTAGTTCTTGCAGGCCCACAGGATGCCGCCCTCGTGCTTCATGATGCGGGCCACCACATCGTCAATCAGCGTGTAGAAGTAGGTGATGCCGGCCTCGGCGAAGCGCTGCTTGTACGCGCCCTCGAAGATCTCCTCGAAGATGTTCTTGAAGCGCTGGTCGTAGATCTTGGAGATGGTATCCTTGGTGGCAAACCAGCAGTCGATCTTCTGGTCGAGCGCGTACTCGAAGCACGAGCGGGCGAAGCTGCCGATCGATTCGTCGGTGTTGTGCAGCCCCTGGATCACCCCGGGCGAGTCGAACTCGTGGATGAGCGTGCGGCGCTCCACCCCCGCCCTGTCGGTGTACACCAGCTCGGCCCGGCCCGGCCCGTCGATGTACATCTCGGTGTTCTTGTACACGTCGCCGTAGGCGTGGCGCCCCACCACGATGGGCTTCACCCACGAGCGCACCGAGGGCTGCACGTTCTTCACCAGGATGGGCTTGCGGAATACCGTGCCGTCGAGCATGGCGCGGATGGTGCCGTTGGGCGACTTCCACTGCTTCTTCAGGCCGTACTCCGCCACGCGGTCGGCGTTGGGCGTGATGGTGGCGTTCTTCACCCCCACCCCGTACTTGATGATGGCGCTGGCGGCATCCGTGGTAACCTTGTCGTCGGTCTTATCGCGGTTCATGATGCCCAAGTCGTAGTACTCCACCTTCAGGTCGACGTACGGCAGGATGAGCTTCTCCTTGATGATGGGCCATAGAACTCGGGTCATCTCGTCGCCGTCGAGTTCCACCAGCGGCGTTTTCATTGCTATTTTGGTCATTGTTGTAGACTTTTAGATGATGGACAAAAGATGTTAGACTTTAGACATTAGATGCTAGACTTTAGACATTAGATGCTAGACTTTAGGGGAAGAGGATCATAGAGATGCCCGAGGGCTGATTTGCGCTACCGGAAAACAGGATTTGCAGCAAGGTTGATGGAGGCACTGAGAGATTTTAGAGTTGCTTCATCCTACTAACAAACCAGATTAGAGGTAATGCAGCATCGAAGTACGTTATCCCCTCCTCGGGAGGGGTAGGGGTGGGTTGCTAACCGAAAGATCAACCATCCAACCCTCCTCTTTGCCACATAGATTTAAGCTTATCATCAGTACTGCTTTACGGCTCTAAACCCACCCCCTGCCCTCCCGCCTAAAACGGGAGGATAACGAGCGCTGATTCAGGTTTCTTCCATTTAACTCCAGTATACTTCTTTCCTGCAAGCCTTGCCCCCTACCCCCGTTCATTTAGCGGGATATACGGCGCCTCCTCGGCCAGCGTTTTGTACGCAGGGCGGATGATGCGCTTGGCGCTGATGAGCTCCTCCAGGCGGTGGGCGCACCAGCCGGCGATGCGGGCCATGGCAAACAGCGGGGTGTACACCGCCACGGGGATGTCGAGCATGCAGTACACGAATCCCGAGTAGAAGTCGACGTTGGGCGAGATCACCTTTTCGCCCTTAATCTCGGCGAACACCTTTGGGGCCAAGCGCTCGATGGCATCGTAGAGGTTGAACTCGTGGAGCCGGTCCTTTTCGATGGCCACCTCGCGGGCCTTCTTCTTGAGCACCACCGCGCGCGGATCGGAGACGGTGTACACCGCGTGGCCCATCCCGTAGATCTTGCCCGAGCGGTCGTAGACCTCCTTGCGGAGGATCTTTCGCAGGTACTCCTCAATCTCCTGGTCGTTGCCCCAGTCCTTCACGTTGCGCTTGATGTTGTCCATCATGGCCATCACCTCGCTGTTGGCCCCGCCGTGCAGCGGCCCCTTCAGCGAGCCAATGGCGGCGGCAATGGCCGAGTAGGTGTCGGTTTGCGACGACGATACCACGTGAACCGTAAACGAGGAGTTGTTGCCCCCCTCGTGCTCGGCGTGCAGCACCAGCGCCAGGTCGAGGATCTCCACCTCCAGCGGCGTGTAGCGGGTCGCCCCCTTTAGCATGTACAGGAAGTTCTCGGCATGCCCCAACCCGGAATGCGGATGGCGGATAACCAGCGACTTGTTCAGGTAGTGGTAGCGCATGCCGTGGAAGGCGTGCGCAATAATCTCGGGGAACTTGGCAATAAGGCTGATGGACTGGCGCAGCACGTTCTCGGTACTGGTGTCGTCGGCATTATCGTCGGTGGTGTAGAGCGCCAGCACCGATCGGGCCAGCATGTTCATGATGTCCTTACCGCGAAACGACAGGATGATATCCTTGGTGAAGTACTCGGGTAGCTTGCGCTGCTCCTTCAGGTACTCGCTGAATTGCTCCAGCTCGTCGCGGGTGGGTAGCTTGCCGAAAAGCAGCAGGTAGGCCGTCTCCTCGTAGCCCACGCGCTTCTCAGCGAGGTAGCCCTCGGCCAAATCCTTAATGTCGATGCCGCGATAGGTAAGCTTCCCCTCAGCAGGAACGTTCACGCCATCAACCTTCTTAACGCCCGACACCGAACCGATATTCGACAGCCCCACAAGCACGCCGGTATGGTCGGCGTTGCGCAAACCACGCTTAACATCGTACTTCACGTATAGGTCATTGTCGATTTCGGCAGCCTTCTCGGCCAAATGCGTCCAGTTAGAAAACTCGCTCATAAATATTGGTTTAGACTGTTATACATTACTTCTGATTTTACCTGATGAGGTTGAGCGCCGAGCCTGCTTTAAACCACTCGAACTGGTTGTCGTTGTAGGTTTGCACCGCCTCAAACGATTCGGTGCTTCCATCGGCATGATGGAGAAGAACGGTGAGGTTCCTGCCCACCTCAAACGACTCCAACCCTAGGATATCCACCACATCGTCCTCGTGAATCCTATCGTAGTCGCTCTTATAGGCAAACGTAAGGGCAAGCACGCCCTGCTTTTTTAGGTTAGTTTGATGGATGCGGGCAAACGACTTGGCCAGAATCACGGCTACGCCCATAAAGCGGGGCTCCATGGCGGCATGCTCGCGCGACGAGCCTTCGCCGTAGTTCTCATCGCCAACCACTATAGACAGGAAGCCTGCATCGCGGTATGTCTTAGCCGCATCGGGCACGGGCATATACTTGTGGGTGATTAGATTTTTTACGCTATTGGTGTGGCCATTGAAGAAGTTCGTAGCGCCGATGAGCATGTTTTGGGAGATATTCTCCAGATGCCCGCGATACTTCAGCCAAGGGCCTGCCATCGATATGTGGTCGGTAGTACATTTCCCTTTTACCTTGATGAGCAGCTTTAGCCCCTTCAGGTTCTTACCATTCCAAGCATGGAAAGGCTTTAGCTCCTGCAGGCGCTTTGATGCAGGATCAATGCTAACCACCAAGCCAGAGCCATCCTCAGCAGGAGCCTGGTAGCCGTTATCGGCAACATCAAACCCGTTGACGGGTAGCTCAAAGCCGGCAGGCTCATCCAGCATTACCTCTTCGCCACTCGCATTCTTCAGCGTATCGGTTAGCGGATTAAACTTCAGGCTACCGGCAATGGTAAGCGCGGTTACAACCTCGGGCGATGCCACAAAGGCAAACGTATTGGGATTGCCATCGTTACGCTTGGCGAAGTTGCGGTTAAACGAGG
This window of the uncultured Acetobacteroides sp. genome carries:
- a CDS encoding PAS domain-containing protein encodes the protein MRVKFDYVNFSLKKKITNAVVVASVLFMMVIGGLLHFQMRKVLYNSETKRLEAQATAFESATQRSIASSAQVAKIASASLDNLLGSSASVGDTAILKWLKGVAGDNAKNIYAAVTDAGAGTTKVYHFTASGEPAVGAGAFSDSRFAAADVSSDKEVALVTSADKQAFLKVATKGTPSNGKTVVVGLMLPLKELVALVNKNVEADTLSVLLVNGSGDVVSTNVEKYQGKKLSSLADGEQLLAAAQHSGKAERASFDGDAYIANYLPLSKVNADGGILFLSPRSGSPLGLLATILLVVMGVWTILAAILLKVFCVRILSPLEQLTNSLKEIAQGRVSEDLKVEYLLNDEIGAISASVNGLVANLTETARFAKEIGEGNLACSYEPRGTDDKLGIALVGMQGSLTKAKELEVAQKEANQKSHWSNEGAAKFAEILRNNHDNLKEMSFNVIKNLVKYVGAIQGGVFVLNDDVEDDQFLEMSACFAYDRRKMHQKRVEIGEGLVGRCFFEKQSILLKEIPDDYLEITSGLGQKNPENLILVPLKINDTINGVLEIASFNELEEYQIQFIEKVAESISSTITSVRVNERTSALLERSQQQAEMMAAQEEEMRQNLEELQATQEELEKRARENEQMTGDLEKEKYLLDALLTNIPDYIYFKDEQSRFIRVSESMAPLFNTSNGSDLIGKSDFDFHAAEHANSAFQEEMEIIRTGKRILNQVDHEVWEDGREQWVSTTKMPLVGTDGRIVGTFGISKVITDIKMMELEMKHQNEAMKEHLDNMEKTSADAENVKLMYNKIINNLPLKVFVKDHSGKLVVVNSAVAKAHGLKPDELIGKSDFDFYNHDEAMKVYQAELEVMEGEAKTYVHEEHTDSGETKMLKTTKMPFYIDTIKEKGLLGVQLDVSEFSNIRIEEQK
- a CDS encoding NADP-dependent isocitrate dehydrogenase, translating into MTKIAMKTPLVELDGDEMTRVLWPIIKEKLILPYVDLKVEYYDLGIMNRDKTDDKVTTDAASAIIKYGVGVKNATITPNADRVAEYGLKKQWKSPNGTIRAMLDGTVFRKPILVKNVQPSVRSWVKPIVVGRHAYGDVYKNTEMYIDGPGRAELVYTDRAGVERRTLIHEFDSPGVIQGLHNTDESIGSFARSCFEYALDQKIDCWFATKDTISKIYDQRFKNIFEEIFEGAYKQRFAEAGITYFYTLIDDVVARIMKHEGGILWACKNYDGDVMSDMVASSFGSLAMMTSVLVSPKGYFEYEAAHGTVQRHYYKHLKGEKTSTNAVALIYAWTGALAKRGELDGIPELVAFARKLERVVIETIEEGVMTGDLAAICSPRAEKVVHSEEFLDEVASRL
- a CDS encoding citrate/2-methylcitrate synthase, with product MSEFSNWTHLAEKAAEIDNDLYVKYDVKRGLRNADHTGVLVGLSNIGSVSGVKKVDGVNVPAEGKLTYRGIDIKDLAEGYLAEKRVGYEETAYLLLFGKLPTRDELEQFSEYLKEQRKLPEYFTKDIILSFRGKDIMNMLARSVLALYTTDDNADDTSTENVLRQSISLIAKFPEIIAHAFHGMRYHYLNKSLVIRHPHSGLGHAENFLYMLKGATRYTPLEVEILDLALVLHAEHEGGNNSSFTVHVVSSSQTDTYSAIAAAIGSLKGPLHGGANSEVMAMMDNIKRNVKDWGNDQEIEEYLRKILRKEVYDRSGKIYGMGHAVYTVSDPRAVVLKKKAREVAIEKDRLHEFNLYDAIERLAPKVFAEIKGEKVISPNVDFYSGFVYCMLDIPVAVYTPLFAMARIAGWCAHRLEELISAKRIIRPAYKTLAEEAPYIPLNERG